DNA from Longimicrobium sp.:
CTGGTGATGCGAGCCGGCGGCGGGACTGAAGCTGCGGAGTGCCACGAAGCGCTGGATACGACCGGTAGGCGGGGCAAAGAGTTGGGTGCGGCGGGATTGCTGACGAGCAGCGGCCGGACAGGCCCTCCTTCCCGCCCCTCCCCAGCGTGGACGGCGATAGCCATGCGCCCAACTCCGAGGAGTACGCGGAAGCCCGCGAAGCCGCGCGGAGGGCTATCCAGCAGACAACCTCTCCGAAGCGCACGGCAGAGTGAACGTGGCTCGCTCACTCGGCGTGACGCTAGGCAGCGCTGGGCGCTTCTTGGAACCAGCGCACGGTGAACAGGGGTGTGTGCGAAAATCCGGGCGCCCGTCCATCTAATCCGTAGAACCCCCATACAGAGCGGAAGGTATCATGATCAAATCGGTCAACGTTGCGGCGTCTGCGATCCTTCTCATCGTCGCCGGATGCGTTCCACGCGCCGCAGCCCCGCCGCCAGTACTCGCGCCCCCTGTGGAATCAGGCCCTCCCGCCGGCCCACCAGCCGGCGGATCAGCTGCGCCAATGGTAAGGGTCCCGTTCCAGCCGATAGGCTCCGCCAAGAACTGGGAAGTGTTCCGGAATCTCACGTACCGTGTAGGCACCAGCCAGGACAGCATCGTGGTCCCGGCCGGGTTCGTAACGGATTTCGCAAGCATCCCGCAAGCGTTCCAGAGTTTGATCTCGCCATTCGGCCCCTACCTGCTCCCGTCGGTGGTACACGACTACCTGTACTGGGAGCAAGGCTGCAGCCGAAGGCAGGCTGACCGGATCTTCCTGCTAGCAATGGGAGAGATGCAAGTACCTGCGGCCCAGCGTGACGCGATGTACCAGGCCGTCGCGAGGGCCGGGGGACGCGCGTGGCGCCAAAACGCCCGGGACCGCGCAATCGGCCTTCCCCGGCACATGCCGACGAGCGGCGTCCGCGGACCCGGGCCACTGGAGCAGTGGCCTGACTACAGGCGATTCCTGAAGCAGCAAGGCGTGCAGCCGCTGCCGAAAGTACCCGTGTCACAGGCATTCTGCGCACATGGCGGACCCCGGTAGCTCATCGGCTGGTCATAGCTCGTAGCTGTATTGCTCCTGTGATCGAGCGCCGGGTCCCGACGCAACTTGGAGGGCAGAAGAACGGGTCCGCCGCACGAATGCGGCGGACCCGTTCCATTCGCAAACTGGCGATCTAGAATTGTGGGACTGGACGCCCTGCTACGAAGTGGTGAACTGCAGGACACCCGAGACCGGCAGCTCCCAAACAACCCCAGGTATCCAACCGCTGTCGAGAGTTCCGGATTCTGCCCCGTACAGCGGCCCAGGTACCACTCGCACAATACAAGCTTTGTTTGCCCCAAGAGGCGCAGGATGGGCCGGGTACGGGGTCAGGGTCCGGGCTAAACCCGATGCGATCCGAAGTAACTGCCCGCGCGAATCCCGGGGCCAAGTTGCCGTGCTCCGAGCGTCTCACACGAGTCGCGTTCATATGGAATGCTTTCGATGCCGTACAGAATACGAAAGCATTGTGCTTAGGGGACGGACACCAGCACTATGCATCGCTCTCTTGGGAACATCTCGTGGGATGCCCCGAGAGCCCATTTATGTACGTCCCCCTTTCCATGTCTCGAGGTACCACCATGCTCTTTCACCGCCCTTTCCAGCCGCTGGGATGCTTACTGGCCGCTAGCTTCTCGCTTGCGGGATGCAAAAGAGTAATCGATGCAGAACCAGTGGCCACGGTTACCGCCACCGCGCCGTCATCGAGCATCATCGTAGGAAGCGCAGTGCAGGGTTCGGCCACTGCCTGGAACCAACGCGGAACTGCCATCTCCGGCGTCCAGTTCTCGTGGTCCAGCGGCAACTCGGCCGTGGCCTCGGTTTCCCCATCAGGAATGATCACCGGGGTAACCCCAGGCCAAGCCAGCATCCGAGCCGAAACGGGCGGGAAAGCCGGAGAGTTCCTGATCACCGTCAACCGCGTCCCGGTCGGCTTCGTGACGATTTCGCCCGGATCCGCGTCCCTTCAGGCCGGCGCCACGTTCCAGTTCTCCGCGACGGTGAAGAACAGTGCGGGCGCCGTCCTTACCGATCGCTTTGTCACCTGGACCAGCACCAACACGTCCGTGGCCACAGTAAATGGAAGTGGGCTCGTCACGGCAAGCGGCATCGGGTCCGCAACCATCATCGCAGCGAGCGAGGGTGTTCAGGGCCAAGCGACAGTGCAGGTCACACCGCCGCCCTTCGCGCGGGCGCTACCAGACGGCCGCGCGCGTATCCACCCCTCCGTGATCCAAGGCTCCGGCTTCGACGCTTCAAAGACGTTGTGGGTCGCATGGGCGGGCAATCAATACTTGCAGCGATTCGAGAACGAAGCGGCATACCAGCCGGTTCAGCCCAACCCGGTCTATCGCCTGCAACTCGTAACCTCGGGCGATGAAGCAGGCTGGTACGAGACGGCCCTGCCGGTCGTCGGGACGTGCTTCACTGTCGTACAGTTCGCCGGCAATGCCCGCAGATGGGCGAACCTGGTCTCTTGGAACGGCGTCGCAGGCATTCACCAACTCGGAAGCCAGCATGCGATGAAACTGCCCGACGACGGGCAGGCAGCAGCGCGGCTCAACCGTCTCATCCAGGTAGATACCGCTGGTGGCCGCCGCCACGCGTTCGTCGCGCACGCCTTGTTGCCGACCGAGCAGCTCGCAAACCCGTGGCGAATGGTCGGATCCTCGAAC
Protein-coding regions in this window:
- a CDS encoding DUF1353 domain-containing protein, coding for MVRVPFQPIGSAKNWEVFRNLTYRVGTSQDSIVVPAGFVTDFASIPQAFQSLISPFGPYLLPSVVHDYLYWEQGCSRRQADRIFLLAMGEMQVPAAQRDAMYQAVARAGGRAWRQNARDRAIGLPRHMPTSGVRGPGPLEQWPDYRRFLKQQGVQPLPKVPVSQAFCAHGGPR